From the Roseibium salinum genome, one window contains:
- a CDS encoding glycosyltransferase family 2 protein, which yields MNQKLVIAVCTAQRPKMLQACLDSLDKLIQPDGTELAIVVVENDPVPHFAGQAAEDMKTRLSLPVFFYHEKRKGIPFARNTALEAALEHGPDWIALIDDDERSEPDWIEKLLAACREHRAEVANGPVRRIYEQPAPHWWKSQLLKSRPTGTVITEAPTNNVLLSARIVSRDGLGMRFDERLTFGSEDIDFFRRAHAAGAKMIWVDDAFVEEDIPASRVTTGRLLSRMHMAATSGAFNIVLREGRAKAALHFIPKCSRRMFFGLLATIIGFVLKPVARKRGEKLYYYGLIRLMKGSGNLRGLLGRAHNYYDVIDGN from the coding sequence ATGAACCAGAAGCTGGTCATAGCCGTTTGCACAGCGCAGCGGCCGAAAATGCTGCAGGCCTGCCTCGACAGCCTCGACAAGCTGATTCAGCCGGACGGAACCGAACTGGCGATCGTGGTCGTGGAAAACGATCCCGTGCCGCATTTCGCAGGCCAGGCGGCGGAGGACATGAAAACCCGGCTTTCCCTGCCGGTGTTTTTCTACCATGAGAAGCGCAAGGGCATACCCTTTGCCCGCAACACGGCGCTGGAGGCGGCGCTTGAGCACGGCCCGGACTGGATCGCGCTGATCGACGACGACGAGCGCTCCGAACCGGACTGGATCGAAAAGCTCCTGGCCGCCTGCCGCGAACACCGGGCCGAAGTGGCCAACGGGCCCGTCCGGCGGATCTACGAACAGCCCGCGCCGCACTGGTGGAAATCCCAGCTTCTCAAATCGCGCCCGACCGGCACCGTCATCACCGAGGCGCCCACCAACAACGTGCTCCTAAGTGCCCGGATCGTTTCCAGGGACGGGCTTGGGATGCGCTTCGACGAACGGCTGACCTTCGGCAGCGAGGATATCGACTTCTTCCGCCGCGCCCATGCCGCCGGTGCGAAGATGATCTGGGTGGACGATGCCTTCGTGGAAGAGGACATTCCGGCCTCGCGCGTCACCACCGGCCGGCTGCTCAGCCGCATGCACATGGCGGCCACCTCGGGCGCCTTCAACATCGTGCTGCGCGAGGGCCGGGCAAAGGCGGCGCTGCATTTCATCCCGAAATGCTCGCGGCGGATGTTCTTCGGCCTGCTGGCGACGATTATAGGCTTCGTCTTGAAGCCGGTCGCCAGGAAGCGCGGCGAAAAGCTCTATTACTACGGCCTGATCCGGCTGATGAAGGGCTCGGGCAACCTGCGCGGTCTCCTCGGGCGGGCGCATAATTATTATGATGTCATCGATGGCAACTGA
- a CDS encoding glycosyltransferase gives MATDSSSQKLAHIHLGVDGGAERFFLRLSGALARRGVRQIAFIRPGRPWRDELAQHCDVREVRFSRSHFKRHVIRWNISRQIRKFGATATLGWMSPASKWMPKPGPNMRTFLRLGDFPDGFRTYGNVEQLIGNTPEIIRQAVEMGWPADRAHMISNFVDPLPEDLEPVNRADFGTPQEATVLIALGRFVQRKRFDLIIKALEKLPDTVHAWLIGDGELMDELKTLAATLGVTERTHFLGWQRDPSPFLKAADILVCPSDDEPLGNVVLEGWNAGLPVIATASQGPSWLIEHGKTGLLVDCGDVEGLVGALRGVMGSESLENQLILGAAKCLDDRYSEDHTLISYLGIVA, from the coding sequence ATGGCAACTGATTCGTCTTCCCAAAAGCTCGCGCATATCCATCTCGGCGTCGACGGCGGCGCGGAGCGCTTCTTCCTGCGCCTGTCAGGCGCGCTGGCCCGCAGAGGCGTCCGCCAGATCGCCTTCATCCGCCCGGGGCGGCCCTGGCGGGACGAACTGGCGCAACATTGCGACGTCCGCGAAGTCCGCTTCAGCCGCTCGCATTTCAAGCGCCATGTCATCCGCTGGAACATTTCGCGCCAGATCCGCAAATTCGGCGCAACGGCAACGCTCGGCTGGATGAGCCCGGCCAGCAAGTGGATGCCGAAACCCGGCCCGAACATGCGAACCTTCCTGCGCCTCGGCGACTTTCCGGACGGGTTCCGCACCTACGGCAATGTCGAGCAGCTGATCGGCAACACGCCGGAGATTATCCGCCAGGCGGTCGAGATGGGCTGGCCCGCCGACAGGGCGCACATGATCAGCAATTTCGTCGACCCGCTGCCGGAGGACCTGGAACCCGTAAACCGCGCGGACTTCGGCACGCCGCAGGAGGCAACGGTGCTGATCGCGCTCGGCCGGTTCGTCCAGCGCAAGCGCTTCGACCTGATCATCAAGGCCTTGGAAAAGCTGCCGGACACTGTTCACGCCTGGCTGATCGGCGACGGCGAGCTGATGGATGAGCTGAAAACCCTCGCCGCCACCCTCGGCGTCACTGAGCGCACCCACTTCCTCGGCTGGCAACGCGACCCCTCGCCATTCCTGAAAGCCGCCGACATCCTCGTCTGCCCCTCCGACGACGAACCGCTCGGCAACGTCGTCCTGGAAGGCTGGAACGCCGGCCTCCCCGTCATCGCCACGGCCTCACAAGGCCCGAGCTGGCTGATCGAGCATGGCAAGACGGGGTTGTTGGTGGATTGTGGGGATGTGGAGGGGCTGGTGGGGGCGTTGAGGGGGGTTATGGGCTCTGAGTCGTTAGAGAATCAGCTTATATTAGGTGCAGCCAAATGTCTCGATGACCGATATTCTGAAGATCACACGCTTATCAGCTATCTAGGGATAGTTGCCTAA
- a CDS encoding FkbM family methyltransferase, which yields MLIDMLGDFMRKIAYKLRRKLKPSTIVIDGIRVTAELDYIPERIRKELYRKNYEKGELILARKTLRPDDRVLEVGAGTGFISLACAKICGPERVLSYEPNPAMKRVIEKNYALNGLRPNLRNKVLAVDTGEVEFFFSDNVLSSSLIDRKHGGATRVQADAIADVVQEHDPTAIVMDVEGAEIELLRNCRLTNVAKIVVEMHPHIVGQDKIDSLSSYLVDAGFTLEESLGKRYLFVR from the coding sequence GTGCTGATCGATATGTTGGGCGATTTCATGCGAAAAATTGCATATAAACTCAGACGAAAATTGAAACCAAGCACGATTGTAATCGATGGCATCAGAGTCACGGCCGAGCTCGACTATATCCCGGAACGAATTCGTAAAGAACTCTACCGGAAAAACTACGAAAAAGGTGAGCTTATACTCGCTAGAAAGACATTGAGGCCGGACGACCGCGTTCTGGAAGTCGGTGCGGGGACAGGGTTCATCAGCCTCGCCTGCGCAAAAATCTGTGGCCCCGAGCGCGTTCTCTCCTATGAACCCAATCCGGCAATGAAACGGGTAATCGAGAAAAATTACGCCCTAAACGGTCTGCGCCCCAACCTGAGGAATAAGGTCCTGGCTGTCGATACGGGCGAAGTCGAATTCTTTTTTTCCGATAACGTCTTGTCATCATCATTGATCGACCGCAAGCATGGCGGCGCGACGAGAGTTCAAGCGGACGCCATAGCTGACGTTGTTCAAGAACACGATCCAACGGCTATTGTAATGGATGTGGAAGGCGCGGAAATCGAGTTGCTACGGAATTGCCGTCTGACGAATGTTGCCAAAATAGTGGTTGAAATGCATCCACACATTGTTGGTCAGGACAAAATCGATTCACTGTCGAGTTACCTTGTCGATGCTGGTTTCACACTCGAAGAAAGTCTTGGAAAACGCTACCTGTTCGTCCGCTAA
- a CDS encoding glycosyltransferase family 2 protein, with the protein MFESSPYQVEEGSVTAVVLAYNEALRFPYFLDHYRSLGISNFIVVDNNSDDGTDALLEAASDVLVLRTGKPYREHKSNWRQLICDRYLNGKWVIFPDVDELFVYPRWPEVKIHELTAYLDHYGYECMFSTMVDMYPNGPIQDLKYQAGDSFLETCPYFDGSGYRHVPLKGAGGREFNTPKRHVFGGARERLFHHRSKRKPHILDAILLSTVFRLQSKAPNSPLGRYFDRRLFKLIKDGLPGVDPLMSKVPLIKWRSGLTFSGGVHNIAQEIKMAPDWGALLHFKYLDDFSIKVTEALERGQHAVGSRFYKDYESHLATVMNVGAMSKSSIKFTGPQVLLECGLMRETSECRRYFDKATAD; encoded by the coding sequence GTGTTCGAATCCTCCCCCTACCAAGTGGAAGAGGGCTCGGTCACCGCGGTTGTTCTGGCGTATAATGAAGCACTTCGATTTCCCTATTTTCTGGATCACTACAGATCTTTGGGAATTTCGAATTTTATCGTGGTCGATAACAACTCCGATGATGGAACGGATGCGCTTCTGGAGGCGGCGAGCGATGTATTGGTGTTAAGAACCGGTAAGCCATATCGTGAGCATAAATCGAATTGGCGTCAGCTTATTTGTGATCGGTATCTCAATGGAAAGTGGGTCATATTTCCGGATGTTGACGAGTTGTTCGTCTACCCCCGCTGGCCTGAGGTCAAGATTCACGAGCTTACCGCGTATCTGGACCATTATGGTTACGAATGTATGTTTTCGACTATGGTAGACATGTACCCAAACGGCCCTATTCAGGACCTCAAATACCAAGCTGGTGATTCTTTTCTTGAGACATGTCCATACTTTGACGGTTCAGGATACCGGCATGTGCCGCTAAAAGGGGCTGGCGGGCGAGAATTCAACACACCAAAGCGGCATGTTTTCGGTGGCGCCCGTGAACGGCTCTTTCATCATAGATCCAAGCGCAAGCCGCACATATTAGATGCGATCCTATTGAGCACGGTCTTTCGTTTGCAGAGCAAAGCGCCAAACTCGCCTTTGGGCAGATATTTCGACCGACGCTTGTTTAAGCTGATCAAAGACGGATTACCCGGCGTCGATCCCCTCATGAGTAAAGTGCCCCTGATCAAGTGGCGATCGGGTCTTACCTTTTCAGGAGGTGTTCACAATATTGCTCAAGAAATTAAGATGGCACCTGACTGGGGCGCTTTGCTTCATTTCAAATACCTTGATGACTTTAGTATAAAGGTAACCGAGGCGCTTGAGCGGGGGCAGCATGCAGTAGGGAGTCGTTTTTACAAGGATTATGAATCTCATCTGGCCACGGTAATGAACGTGGGCGCGATGTCAAAGAGTAGTATTAAGTTCACAGGTCCGCAGGTCCTCTTGGAATGTGGTCTGATGAGAGAAACATCAGAATGTCGTCGGTATTTTGACAAGGCAACTGCCGATTAG
- a CDS encoding glycosyltransferase family 25 protein encodes MNEPQILKTVVVNLERSTERRSDMTMKLEALKIPFEFFSAVDGRAERHPLFDRYDRQLALTRYGFELAPGELGCYASHFLLWQRCIEEDQPILILEDDIDFASNFKSAVDLVTQKIDMFGLLRLSAHKPRKFAVCEQAANGLKIVRFKRGPHGTSSYAISPSAARKLVQAAQVWFEPVDVHLDRFWKHGVGSFGIMPFPVQHLALSATHSEIWQGAQRGSRSAEFRRQSRFIRMRENLSRFISNIPYFGRWQS; translated from the coding sequence ATGAATGAACCTCAAATTCTAAAAACAGTTGTAGTAAATCTGGAGCGGTCCACCGAGCGCCGGTCCGATATGACAATGAAGCTTGAGGCGCTAAAGATCCCGTTCGAATTTTTTTCTGCGGTGGATGGACGGGCGGAAAGACACCCGCTGTTTGACCGATATGATCGACAGCTGGCATTAACGCGCTACGGTTTTGAATTGGCGCCGGGAGAGCTCGGTTGTTATGCGAGCCATTTTCTTTTGTGGCAGCGATGCATTGAAGAAGATCAGCCGATCCTGATCCTGGAAGATGATATCGACTTCGCATCGAACTTCAAATCTGCTGTCGACCTTGTCACTCAAAAAATAGACATGTTCGGGTTGCTTCGGCTTTCTGCTCACAAACCGAGAAAATTTGCAGTGTGCGAACAAGCGGCAAATGGCTTGAAGATCGTCCGATTTAAACGAGGCCCGCACGGCACTTCATCATACGCGATCTCGCCATCTGCCGCCAGGAAACTCGTCCAAGCTGCGCAGGTTTGGTTCGAACCCGTCGATGTTCATCTCGATCGCTTCTGGAAGCATGGCGTAGGCAGTTTCGGGATCATGCCGTTTCCCGTGCAGCACCTGGCCCTGTCGGCGACCCACTCCGAAATTTGGCAAGGTGCGCAACGCGGGAGTCGTTCGGCCGAATTTCGGCGGCAATCAAGATTCATTCGCATGCGAGAGAACCTTTCGAGATTTATCTCGAATATTCCGTATTTCGGCCGTTGGCAAAGCTGA
- a CDS encoding FkbM family methyltransferase — MKHHKLEFNVSEQVRTLRFENYWIEKLQKAHIDICKMDVEGHELDVLSGFGEAIHHIDVIQFEFGGCNIDTRTFFQDFWYFFKEYDFEIYRITPFGPTKIKKYTEELEFFNTTNFIAKKI; from the coding sequence GTGAAACATCACAAACTGGAATTTAACGTAAGCGAGCAAGTGAGGACATTAAGATTTGAAAATTATTGGATAGAAAAACTTCAAAAGGCCCATATTGATATTTGCAAAATGGACGTGGAAGGACACGAACTGGACGTTCTGTCTGGATTTGGAGAAGCAATACATCACATAGATGTAATACAATTTGAATTTGGTGGCTGTAACATTGATACTCGAACCTTTTTTCAAGATTTCTGGTACTTCTTTAAGGAGTACGACTTCGAAATTTATCGAATAACCCCGTTTGGGCCTACAAAGATCAAGAAATACACAGAAGAGCTCGAGTTTTTTAATACAACCAATTTCATAGCGAAGAAGATCTAA